One Syntrophaceae bacterium DNA window includes the following coding sequences:
- the rimM gene encoding 16S rRNA processing protein RimM, whose product MRWVEIGRIVRAHGLSGRVKVLSYLESDRLLPSLTEAWVGRSRDSAKRYPIENARPEGRAHFSLKLGGVEDRTAAEGLRGLAIFVPYSILGALPEGEYYWEDLIGLRVETEDGRALGVIEGVFPTGSNDVIVCRAGTREILLPAIAEVIRAVDVGAGRMVVRLLKGLEAGDDAL is encoded by the coding sequence ATGCGATGGGTCGAAATCGGGCGGATCGTCAGGGCACACGGTCTTTCGGGCCGCGTGAAAGTTCTTTCCTATCTTGAATCGGACCGGCTGCTGCCGTCGCTGACGGAGGCCTGGGTGGGCCGAAGCAGGGACTCGGCGAAGCGATACCCCATCGAAAACGCGCGCCCCGAAGGGCGGGCCCACTTCTCCCTCAAACTCGGGGGTGTCGAGGACCGCACGGCCGCAGAAGGGCTCAGGGGCCTCGCGATCTTCGTCCCCTACTCGATCCTCGGGGCGCTCCCGGAGGGCGAGTACTACTGGGAGGACCTCATCGGCCTGCGCGTCGAGACGGAGGACGGCAGGGCCCTGGGGGTGATCGAGGGCGTCTTCCCCACGGGCAGCAACGACGTCATCGTCTGCCGGGCCGGGACGCGGGAGATCCTGCTGCCGGCCATCGCCGAGGTGATCCGCGCCGTGGACGTCGGGGCGGGCCGGATGGTCGTCCGGCTGCTCAAGGGACTGGAGGCGGGCGACGATGCGCTTTGA